Proteins encoded in a region of the Nonomuraea helvata genome:
- a CDS encoding RNA polymerase sigma factor, translating into MADRSWASAQLIEAAQAGDRESITAVIHGAHAHVRRFAEHLCASPQDAEDAAQEALIILYRKIGSLRATGALASWMFRIVRNECLRRGRLLFDRDEEAGAGLMTSAEDEAIRRLEAELVAQAIRELPEVQRRVLIMRDVLGYPGRRVAEVLGLSNAAMKSQLHRARTRLRLSLGDMTGPAGGPHDSEAAGA; encoded by the coding sequence GTGGCTGACCGCTCGTGGGCGAGCGCGCAGCTCATCGAGGCCGCGCAGGCCGGTGATCGCGAGTCGATCACCGCGGTCATCCATGGCGCCCATGCGCATGTGCGCCGCTTCGCGGAGCATCTCTGCGCGTCCCCACAGGACGCCGAAGACGCCGCACAGGAAGCGTTGATCATTCTCTACCGGAAGATCGGCTCGCTGCGCGCCACTGGGGCGCTGGCGTCGTGGATGTTCAGAATCGTCCGGAACGAGTGCCTGCGCCGCGGGCGGCTGCTGTTCGACCGCGACGAGGAGGCCGGTGCCGGTCTGATGACCTCGGCCGAGGACGAGGCCATCCGGCGCCTGGAAGCCGAACTCGTCGCGCAGGCGATCAGGGAGTTGCCAGAGGTTCAGCGCAGAGTGTTGATCATGCGGGATGTGCTCGGCTACCCGGGCCGGAGGGTCGCGGAGGTCCTCGGCCTGAGCAACGCCGCCATGAAATCCCAGCTGCACCGGGCTCGCACCCGGCTCCGGCTCAGCCTGGGCGACATGACCGGCCCCGCCGGGGGCCCGCATGACTCCGAAGCCGCCGGCGCCTGA
- a CDS encoding tetratricopeptide repeat protein: MSAEDRIERAKTLYERAVFSGDASGLTDAERTLDAVEADAALARGRILHARFLSERAGVGSSPVEDPAELPLFERAIELYRALGDARGEAEALFWIGCLHQVIRRDNETAVPQLERSCRLAAQVGDKPTQSEALRHLGIAAHMAGRLDEARERLEESSRLRREVGALPGVAANMVGLAYIAAAQDRRADALTTLDEAHAIAQAHGAHAIVRQIEQARTEI, encoded by the coding sequence ATGAGCGCCGAAGACAGGATCGAACGGGCCAAGACCCTCTATGAACGGGCGGTGTTCAGCGGCGACGCCAGCGGGCTGACCGACGCCGAACGGACCCTGGACGCGGTGGAGGCCGACGCCGCGTTGGCTCGTGGGCGGATCCTGCATGCGCGGTTTCTCAGCGAGCGCGCCGGCGTCGGCTCGTCACCCGTCGAGGACCCGGCTGAACTGCCGTTGTTCGAGCGCGCGATCGAGCTGTACCGGGCGCTGGGCGACGCGCGCGGCGAGGCGGAGGCGTTGTTCTGGATCGGCTGCTTACATCAGGTCATCCGGCGTGACAACGAGACTGCGGTTCCGCAACTGGAGCGGTCCTGCCGGCTCGCGGCTCAGGTCGGCGACAAGCCGACCCAGTCCGAGGCCCTGCGGCACTTGGGCATCGCGGCACACATGGCCGGTCGGCTGGATGAAGCCCGCGAGCGGCTGGAGGAGTCGTCGCGGCTGCGCCGGGAGGTCGGGGCCCTGCCGGGCGTGGCCGCCAACATGGTCGGGCTGGCCTACATCGCCGCCGCCCAGGACCGCCGGGCGGACGCGCTCACGACACTCGACGAGGCGCACGCCATCGCACAGGCGCATGGCGCCCATGCCATCGTGCGGCAAATCGAGCAGGCGAGAACGGAGATCTAG
- a CDS encoding XRE family transcriptional regulator: MARRLKAVAEGPLPTVADLTRMIRGWERGDHYPSERYRLLYARALKSTEADLFDLGERPSVPVPALPLESVAPDADLYERVTRTIQDPRRVDQSTVDWLATCLAEHRKVEDTIGSRPLLGVVRQQLGIVVELAQSALGSIADTVVDLAAQYAQFVAWMSLDIDDQAAALAWYDRAHDWALEIGDVNMATTTLSMKAHQAWSAGNARRTVRLAEAARWHDGQVTPGVRGMAIQMAARGYALAGEARPARTLLDEAEALIRQAAEHADDEPAWMYFYDETWFRLQRGMTELYLSNWPKAIDMLTAGLASLPESYKRDRAWYGSCLARAHAQAGDAETALEVSLPIVADAITLNRHAHKELVDVAALLTQHTSRQAAALRDALTDTGCMGS; this comes from the coding sequence ATGGCCAGGAGGCTCAAGGCGGTGGCGGAGGGTCCGTTGCCCACGGTGGCGGATTTGACGCGGATGATCCGAGGGTGGGAGCGGGGCGATCACTATCCCAGCGAGCGCTACCGTCTCCTGTACGCTCGCGCGCTGAAGAGCACGGAGGCCGACCTGTTCGACCTGGGCGAGCGGCCCAGCGTTCCTGTCCCGGCCTTGCCCTTGGAGAGCGTCGCCCCTGACGCGGATCTCTATGAGCGCGTCACCCGTACTATCCAAGACCCTCGCCGTGTCGATCAGAGCACTGTGGACTGGCTTGCCACGTGCCTTGCCGAACATCGCAAGGTTGAAGACACCATCGGCTCACGTCCCCTCTTGGGCGTCGTTCGGCAGCAACTCGGCATCGTGGTCGAACTGGCGCAGAGCGCGCTAGGCAGCATCGCCGATACCGTGGTGGACCTGGCCGCGCAGTATGCGCAGTTCGTCGCGTGGATGTCCCTCGACATCGACGACCAGGCCGCCGCGCTTGCCTGGTACGACCGCGCCCACGACTGGGCGCTGGAGATCGGCGATGTCAACATGGCTACCACCACGCTCAGCATGAAGGCCCACCAGGCATGGAGCGCCGGCAACGCCCGCAGGACCGTCCGGCTGGCTGAAGCTGCGCGCTGGCACGACGGACAGGTGACTCCTGGTGTGCGTGGCATGGCCATCCAGATGGCGGCGCGTGGGTACGCGCTCGCGGGTGAGGCTCGTCCGGCCCGCACGCTTCTGGACGAGGCCGAAGCGCTCATCCGCCAAGCCGCCGAGCACGCCGACGACGAGCCCGCGTGGATGTACTTCTACGATGAGACGTGGTTCCGCCTCCAGCGTGGGATGACGGAGCTGTACCTGTCGAACTGGCCCAAAGCCATCGACATGCTGACGGCAGGACTTGCGAGTCTGCCCGAGTCCTACAAGCGCGATCGCGCGTGGTACGGCTCGTGCCTGGCCAGGGCCCACGCCCAGGCGGGAGACGCGGAGACGGCACTCGAAGTCAGCCTGCCCATTGTCGCCGACGCCATCACGCTGAACCGCCACGCCCATAAGGAACTGGTCGATGTCGCAGCCCTGCTGACTCAACACACGTCTCGCCAGGCCGCCGCCTTGCGGGATGCTCTCACTGACACCGGCTGTATGGGTAGCTGA
- a CDS encoding MarR family winged helix-turn-helix transcriptional regulator has protein sequence MSDDGRPAPPVTSPSIVVLTMARRIENELGSALAPLGLTVSRLGLLGHISGVPGASYSDLARMSGITVQSVHAAVKALVAAGLVHDHTVRAGSASVIELTPDGSRLLQAATDVVGEVDERLFGPAADPLQRRLGQAVLAAFTGESAG, from the coding sequence GTGAGTGACGACGGTCGCCCCGCCCCGCCAGTGACCAGCCCTTCCATCGTGGTGCTGACGATGGCCAGGCGCATCGAGAACGAGCTCGGCTCCGCTCTCGCGCCGCTGGGCCTGACGGTCAGCCGGCTGGGGCTGCTGGGGCACATCTCCGGTGTGCCCGGCGCGTCGTACAGCGATCTGGCCCGCATGTCGGGCATCACGGTGCAGAGCGTGCACGCGGCAGTGAAGGCGCTGGTGGCGGCGGGGCTGGTGCACGACCACACCGTCCGGGCGGGCTCGGCGTCCGTGATCGAGCTGACGCCGGACGGCTCCCGCCTGCTCCAGGCAGCGACGGACGTGGTGGGCGAGGTCGACGAGCGGCTGTTCGGCCCTGCGGCCGATCCCCTCCAGCGCCGGCTCGGCCAGGCGGTCCTCGCCGCCTTCACGGGCGAATCGGCTGGCTGA
- a CDS encoding ABC transporter ATP-binding protein gives MRLDLAGVSAHIDARPIVNDVTLTAGPGEFVALVGPNGSGKSTLLRTVYRSLRPSGGVVRLDGQDLWRMRPRQAARHRAVLPQHNQVADQLSVAEVVATGRHSHKRPLDRDTAADRAVVVTALERVGMDGAADRLMTTLSGGERQRVLLARALAQQAPLLVLDEPTNHLDVGSQLLLLDLIRSLGLTLLAALHDLDQAAAYADQVVVLRDGHVAGHGPPLEVLTPAFIEDVFGVRAHVGPHPLTGRPHIAVASRAPARTPQPQPTHL, from the coding sequence ATGCGACTTGACCTGGCCGGCGTCAGCGCCCACATCGACGCCCGTCCCATCGTCAACGACGTGACCCTGACCGCGGGGCCCGGCGAGTTCGTCGCGCTCGTCGGGCCCAACGGCAGCGGCAAGTCCACGCTGCTGCGTACCGTCTACCGGTCGCTGCGCCCGTCCGGCGGCGTGGTCCGGCTGGACGGGCAGGACCTGTGGCGGATGCGGCCCCGCCAGGCCGCCCGCCATCGCGCCGTGCTCCCTCAGCACAACCAGGTCGCCGACCAGCTGTCCGTCGCCGAGGTCGTCGCCACCGGCCGCCACAGCCACAAACGGCCGCTCGACCGGGACACCGCGGCCGACCGCGCGGTGGTCGTCACCGCGCTGGAACGGGTCGGCATGGACGGGGCCGCCGACCGGCTGATGACCACGCTGTCGGGCGGCGAACGGCAGCGCGTCCTGCTCGCCCGCGCCCTGGCCCAACAGGCGCCGCTGCTGGTCCTCGACGAACCCACCAACCACCTGGACGTCGGCTCCCAGCTCCTCCTGCTGGACCTGATCCGCTCCCTGGGCCTCACGCTGCTGGCCGCCCTGCACGACCTCGACCAGGCCGCCGCCTACGCCGACCAGGTCGTCGTCCTGCGCGACGGCCACGTCGCCGGCCACGGCCCGCCCCTGGAGGTGCTGACGCCGGCCTTCATCGAGGACGTCTTCGGCGTACGCGCCCACGTCGGCCCGCACCCCCTCACCGGACGCCCGCACATCGCCGTCGCCTCACGGGCCCCTGCGAGGACCCCTCAACCGCAACCCACTCACCTATAA
- a CDS encoding peroxiredoxin family protein, translating into MLETGSPAPDVVLEDTDGQAVRLSDHRGDHAVLIYFMRSTSCPVCNGHVQDLIRCRDELAADGAQVFVAVPEDRQEAAAWKARRRVPLPVLTGRRGTPHEMIGLSRKVFGSLQQSGSILIDSQGVIRHAHGATMPTGGYDKNGIMAAVRGLRAGRSG; encoded by the coding sequence ATGCTCGAAACCGGATCGCCCGCACCCGACGTGGTGCTGGAGGACACCGACGGCCAGGCTGTGCGCCTGTCCGACCATCGCGGCGATCATGCCGTGCTCATCTACTTCATGCGGTCGACGTCGTGCCCGGTCTGCAACGGGCACGTCCAGGATCTCATCCGGTGCCGCGACGAGCTCGCGGCTGACGGCGCCCAGGTGTTCGTCGCGGTTCCCGAGGACCGCCAGGAAGCGGCCGCGTGGAAGGCCAGGCGCCGGGTACCGCTCCCCGTCCTCACAGGGCGCCGGGGCACCCCGCACGAGATGATCGGCCTGAGCAGGAAGGTCTTCGGCTCGCTGCAGCAGTCGGGCAGCATCCTCATCGATTCCCAGGGCGTCATCCGCCACGCTCACGGCGCCACCATGCCCACCGGCGGCTACGACAAGAACGGGATCATGGCCGCTGTGCGGGGTCTCCGCGCCGGCAGAAGCGGCTGA
- a CDS encoding CHAP domain-containing protein, with protein MVKNIFTGAPQTGNLSRFALCMSVAVGAGLAGTPTFAVHHRPDTRTSQWGTLQKSPGQVTAQEVIRIAESQIGVAENAAGGGTPFQSWYMSSPRAAETVARDGGTPQSYANAPWCAMFVAWVGEKAGARPTVGWDAYTVTWAKWFEANRRWGAVPRPGAVVFFAWQTKSISGIEHMGLVKQDNRNGTITTIEGNTDDGRVEVRIRPTSQVVGYGYPQYKP; from the coding sequence ATGGTGAAGAACATCTTCACGGGTGCCCCGCAGACCGGAAACCTTTCCCGCTTCGCCCTGTGCATGAGCGTCGCCGTGGGCGCGGGCCTCGCCGGTACGCCGACCTTCGCGGTCCATCACCGGCCCGACACGCGAACGTCGCAATGGGGCACCCTTCAGAAGTCTCCCGGCCAGGTGACCGCGCAGGAAGTGATCAGAATCGCCGAGTCCCAGATCGGCGTGGCCGAGAACGCCGCAGGCGGCGGAACCCCGTTCCAGAGCTGGTACATGTCATCGCCCCGGGCGGCGGAGACCGTGGCCCGCGACGGCGGCACGCCGCAGTCCTACGCCAACGCGCCGTGGTGCGCCATGTTCGTCGCCTGGGTCGGTGAGAAGGCCGGCGCCCGGCCGACCGTCGGCTGGGACGCCTACACCGTCACCTGGGCCAAGTGGTTCGAGGCCAACAGGCGCTGGGGCGCCGTCCCCAGGCCCGGTGCCGTGGTCTTCTTCGCCTGGCAGACGAAGAGCATCAGCGGCATCGAGCACATGGGCCTGGTCAAGCAGGACAACAGGAACGGCACGATCACCACGATCGAGGGCAACACGGACGACGGCCGGGTGGAGGTGCGGATCCGGCCCACGTCCCAGGTCGTGGGCTACGGCTATCCCCAGTACAAGCCCTGA
- a CDS encoding DinB family protein — protein sequence MQISDPKADLHHYLKAVRTSLLWKLDGLSEYDIRRPLTPTGTNLLGLVKHLASVELGYFGDTFGRPSGEPLPWLEEDAETNADMWATPDESREHIIALYHRAWAHADATIEELPLDATGHVAWWPAERNTVSLHRVLIHVLAETNRHAGHADIVRELIDGAVGRQDNDILPGDGETWWTDYRERLEQAARQAAPGN from the coding sequence ATGCAGATATCGGATCCGAAAGCGGACCTGCATCACTACTTGAAGGCCGTCCGCACATCCCTCCTGTGGAAGCTCGACGGCCTCTCCGAGTACGACATCCGCCGCCCCCTGACCCCGACCGGCACCAACCTCCTCGGCCTGGTCAAACATCTGGCCAGCGTCGAGCTCGGCTATTTCGGCGACACCTTCGGCCGCCCGTCCGGCGAGCCGTTGCCTTGGTTGGAGGAGGACGCCGAGACGAACGCGGACATGTGGGCGACGCCCGACGAGTCCCGCGAGCACATCATCGCCCTCTACCACCGGGCCTGGGCCCATGCGGACGCCACGATCGAGGAGCTGCCCCTGGACGCGACCGGTCATGTCGCCTGGTGGCCGGCCGAACGCAACACCGTCTCCCTGCACCGCGTCCTCATCCACGTGCTCGCCGAGACCAACCGGCACGCCGGTCACGCCGACATCGTCCGCGAGCTGATCGACGGCGCCGTCGGCCGCCAGGACAACGACATCCTGCCGGGAGACGGCGAGACTTGGTGGACGGACTACCGCGAACGCCTCGAACAGGCCGCCCGGCAGGCCGCTCCCGGGAACTGA
- a CDS encoding NlpC/P60 family protein: MTLAASVATPGAALAEPSPAKARAKLVKLNEQADQLVEKYNQAAETYKSAKKKYGALNAELSRKDARADALRRDLVTAAVNDYQSGPYPAWGRLIGQGDPEALLGSMASLQQIAEARAAKIRAYDAATKELRDRRNDAKLLLAEADSARDQVGDEKAKVDKLVKEQTKLLRRLGAFNTGDPNSPGIEYTGPASGNARLALQFAFAQVGKPYRYGGTGPGSYDCSGLTQAAWRRAGVELPRTTWTQWGWGAARRVPLDRLQPGDLLFSKGLGHMGMYAGNGKMVHAPQTGDVIKVVDLDDYWRTRLLGAVRP; encoded by the coding sequence TTGACACTGGCCGCATCGGTCGCCACCCCGGGCGCCGCCCTCGCCGAGCCGTCGCCCGCCAAGGCCAGGGCCAAGCTGGTGAAGCTCAACGAGCAGGCCGACCAGCTGGTCGAGAAGTACAACCAGGCCGCGGAGACGTACAAGAGCGCCAAGAAGAAGTACGGCGCACTCAACGCCGAGCTCAGCCGCAAGGACGCCCGGGCCGACGCCCTCCGGCGGGACCTCGTCACGGCGGCGGTCAACGACTACCAGTCGGGCCCGTACCCGGCCTGGGGCCGGCTCATCGGCCAGGGCGACCCGGAGGCGCTGCTGGGCAGCATGGCCTCACTCCAGCAGATCGCCGAGGCCAGGGCGGCGAAGATCCGGGCCTACGACGCGGCCACCAAGGAGCTGCGCGATCGCCGCAACGACGCCAAGCTCCTCCTGGCGGAGGCCGACAGCGCGCGCGACCAGGTGGGCGACGAGAAGGCGAAGGTCGACAAGCTGGTCAAGGAGCAGACCAAGCTCCTGCGCCGGCTGGGCGCCTTCAACACCGGCGACCCCAACAGCCCCGGCATCGAGTACACCGGCCCGGCCTCCGGCAACGCCCGCTTAGCGCTGCAGTTCGCCTTCGCCCAGGTGGGCAAGCCGTACCGGTACGGCGGCACCGGGCCGGGCTCGTACGACTGCTCCGGCCTGACCCAGGCCGCCTGGCGCCGGGCGGGCGTCGAGCTGCCCCGCACCACCTGGACGCAGTGGGGCTGGGGAGCCGCCCGCCGCGTCCCGCTCGACCGGCTGCAGCCCGGAGACCTGCTCTTCAGCAAGGGCCTGGGACACATGGGCATGTACGCCGGCAACGGCAAGATGGTCCACGCGCCCCAGACCGGGGACGTCATCAAGGTCGTCGACCTCGACGACTACTGGCGTACCCGCCTCCTCGGCGCGGTCCGCCCCTAG
- a CDS encoding iron ABC transporter permease, with the protein MSDALTSRRPHLVSGPATGLLLAALAAGLVAALVAGISVGSVNLPLGQVWGVVWAHLSGRGAQADPLLSQVVWEIRTPRALLAALAGAGLSVAGVALQSLVRNPLADPYVLGVSSAASLGAVLVPALGGTALAGVLGVTGAAFAAAMLSALLVYVLAQRAGRLLDSWLVLTGVAVGYLCTAATTFVQLQLNPTELQGMMFWLMGSVAGASWHDLTVPALLIAGCLLWLVVQGRALNALLAGEEAAIAIGVPVATLRIGLLVAGSLLTATVVSVVGGIGFIGLMIPHAIRFVVGADHRRVLPVSLLAGALFLVLVDLAARIADRPNELPVGIFTTGLGVPFFLWLLRRRSTGGTHAT; encoded by the coding sequence GTGAGTGACGCCCTGACGTCCCGACGCCCGCATCTCGTCTCCGGGCCGGCGACCGGACTGCTGCTGGCCGCCCTGGCCGCCGGCCTGGTCGCGGCCCTGGTGGCGGGCATCTCCGTCGGCTCGGTCAACCTTCCGCTCGGCCAGGTCTGGGGCGTGGTCTGGGCGCATCTGTCTGGTAGGGGCGCGCAGGCGGACCCGCTGCTCAGCCAGGTCGTCTGGGAGATCCGCACCCCGCGTGCGCTGCTGGCCGCGCTCGCCGGGGCCGGCCTGTCGGTGGCCGGGGTCGCGCTGCAGTCCCTGGTACGCAATCCGCTCGCCGACCCGTACGTGCTGGGCGTCTCCTCGGCGGCCTCCCTCGGGGCCGTGCTGGTCCCCGCGCTCGGCGGCACCGCGCTGGCCGGGGTGCTCGGCGTCACCGGCGCGGCCTTCGCCGCCGCCATGCTGTCGGCCCTGCTGGTGTACGTCCTGGCCCAGCGCGCGGGCCGGCTGCTGGACTCCTGGCTGGTGCTGACCGGCGTCGCCGTCGGCTACCTGTGCACCGCGGCCACCACGTTCGTGCAGCTCCAGCTCAACCCCACCGAGCTGCAGGGCATGATGTTCTGGCTCATGGGCAGCGTCGCGGGCGCCTCGTGGCACGACCTGACCGTGCCCGCCCTGCTCATCGCCGGCTGCCTGCTCTGGCTGGTCGTGCAGGGCCGCGCACTGAACGCGCTGCTGGCCGGCGAGGAAGCGGCCATCGCCATCGGCGTGCCGGTCGCGACGCTCAGGATCGGGCTGCTGGTGGCCGGGTCGCTGCTCACGGCCACCGTGGTCAGCGTCGTCGGCGGCATCGGCTTCATCGGGCTGATGATCCCGCACGCGATCCGGTTCGTCGTCGGCGCCGACCACCGCCGCGTGCTGCCGGTCTCCCTGCTGGCCGGGGCGCTCTTCCTGGTGCTGGTGGACCTGGCCGCCCGCATCGCCGACCGGCCCAACGAGCTGCCGGTCGGCATCTTCACCACCGGGCTCGGCGTGCCGTTCTTCCTCTGGCTGCTGCGCCGCCGATCGACCGGAGGCACCCATGCGACTTGA
- a CDS encoding ABC transporter substrate-binding protein — protein MKSGIVLAALVALTAAACGAPGGSDRGSIEISTTSAGRTGYPLTFDNCGTRVTFARPPQRVLILNGTSVGEVESFILLGLDKSILANAQSYGVSDDPSMIGKIKALPTGGLTMNKNFDVPAEQVLKLKPDLVVSTWSGGFDAKKGFATREQLAAAGITSLVNPVNCAMGKPEATEEERRAYRNQSINSSLEFIALLGRIFDVQDRALDLIGKLRARVEAVRTRVAGLPPRKVLITYPGMSMMNANGLPAVMTGGIYDDVIKAAGGVNAFAGQSADMTRTLNKEQLATAQVDVLVVGLFTPDENGDKQAAELFAAYPQWAASRSRTYAVVSDGVYLGPLNAWAVEKISKVVHAGE, from the coding sequence ATGAAATCTGGCATCGTCCTGGCCGCACTCGTGGCCCTGACCGCCGCCGCCTGCGGCGCCCCCGGCGGCTCCGACCGCGGATCCATAGAGATCTCCACCACGTCCGCCGGACGTACCGGCTATCCCCTGACCTTCGACAACTGCGGAACGCGGGTCACCTTCGCACGGCCGCCACAGCGCGTCCTGATCCTGAACGGGACCAGCGTGGGTGAGGTGGAGAGCTTCATCCTGCTCGGCCTCGACAAGAGCATCCTCGCCAACGCCCAGAGCTACGGCGTCTCCGACGACCCGTCCATGATCGGCAAGATCAAGGCGCTGCCGACCGGCGGGCTGACGATGAACAAGAACTTCGACGTCCCCGCCGAGCAGGTGCTCAAGCTCAAGCCCGACCTGGTGGTGTCCACCTGGTCCGGCGGGTTCGACGCCAAGAAGGGGTTCGCCACCCGTGAACAGCTCGCCGCCGCCGGGATCACCTCGCTGGTCAACCCGGTCAACTGCGCGATGGGCAAGCCCGAGGCGACCGAGGAGGAGCGGCGCGCCTACCGCAACCAGTCGATCAACTCCTCGCTGGAGTTCATCGCCCTGCTGGGGCGGATCTTCGACGTCCAGGACCGCGCGCTCGACCTGATCGGCAAGCTGCGCGCCCGCGTCGAGGCCGTACGCACCCGCGTCGCGGGCCTGCCGCCCAGGAAGGTGCTCATCACCTATCCCGGCATGTCCATGATGAACGCCAACGGGCTGCCCGCCGTGATGACCGGCGGCATCTACGACGACGTGATCAAGGCCGCCGGCGGCGTCAACGCGTTCGCCGGACAGTCCGCGGACATGACCCGCACCCTCAACAAGGAGCAGCTCGCCACCGCCCAGGTCGACGTGCTCGTGGTCGGACTGTTCACCCCGGACGAGAACGGCGACAAGCAGGCTGCCGAACTGTTCGCCGCCTACCCGCAGTGGGCCGCGTCCAGGTCCAGGACATACGCGGTGGTCTCCGACGGCGTGTACCTCGGCCCGCTCAACGCCTGGGCCGTGGAGAAGATCTCCAAGGTGGTCCACGCCGGTGAGTGA
- a CDS encoding heavy-metal-associated domain-containing protein: MSTSTYVVQGMNCEHCVNSITTAVGELPGVTDVHVDLPTGKVDVTGESPLDDDLIRQAVEEADFQVA; the protein is encoded by the coding sequence ATGAGCACCAGCACGTACGTCGTCCAGGGCATGAACTGCGAGCACTGCGTCAACTCGATCACCACGGCGGTGGGCGAGCTCCCCGGCGTCACGGACGTCCACGTCGATCTGCCCACGGGCAAGGTGGACGTGACAGGTGAGTCGCCGCTGGACGATGACCTGATCCGGCAGGCCGTCGAGGAAGCCGACTTCCAGGTCGCCTGA
- a CDS encoding DUF6461 domain-containing protein has protein sequence MTHRSGNFSWLEDTEPLGDVYCVSFVRHISPEEALRRFGVDESTMEEVTFEEMEERSAENAEDAAGYIGAAEIEGWTLVIEPGGWRIAADDDVRTRVSRGAEVVSVCRHDYAVDTFVHEIDGKTIICFDPMAPQDRSGSDLDRFADAMRDVGLDPDHAFDGPEIENPIPRAFALASRMTGVPFTRDMLALRFLGAEPADE, from the coding sequence ATGACACACCGCAGCGGAAATTTCAGCTGGCTCGAGGACACGGAGCCTCTGGGCGACGTCTACTGCGTGTCCTTCGTCCGGCACATCTCGCCGGAGGAGGCGTTACGGCGATTCGGCGTGGACGAGAGCACGATGGAGGAGGTGACGTTCGAGGAGATGGAGGAGCGCTCGGCAGAGAACGCCGAGGACGCGGCCGGTTACATCGGCGCCGCGGAGATCGAGGGCTGGACGCTGGTCATCGAACCGGGAGGATGGCGGATCGCGGCCGACGACGACGTGAGGACACGCGTCTCGCGAGGAGCCGAGGTGGTGTCGGTCTGCCGCCATGACTACGCCGTGGACACCTTCGTCCACGAGATCGACGGCAAGACGATCATCTGCTTCGATCCGATGGCCCCGCAGGACCGGTCGGGCAGCGATCTCGACCGCTTCGCTGACGCCATGCGCGACGTGGGGCTGGACCCTGACCATGCCTTCGACGGCCCGGAGATCGAAAACCCGATCCCCCGTGCGTTCGCCCTGGCAAGCCGGATGACCGGCGTCCCGTTCACGCGCGACATGCTGGCCCTGCGGTTCCTCGGCGCCGAGCCGGCCGACGAATAG
- a CDS encoding BlaI/MecI/CopY family transcriptional regulator translates to MVRGLGELESTIMDRMWAIKQPASVRDVLEHLQKERPLAYTTVMTVMDKLHTKGLLKRKPVGRAYIYEAVSSKEAYTADVMRDSLARSGNRAATLVHFLERLTPEEASALEAALQVYPPSGRRS, encoded by the coding sequence ATGGTGCGTGGCCTGGGAGAGCTCGAGTCCACGATCATGGATCGCATGTGGGCCATCAAGCAGCCCGCCTCGGTCAGGGACGTCCTGGAGCATCTCCAGAAGGAGCGCCCCCTGGCCTACACCACGGTGATGACCGTGATGGACAAGCTCCACACCAAGGGCCTGCTCAAGCGCAAGCCCGTCGGCCGGGCCTACATCTACGAAGCGGTGTCGTCCAAGGAGGCCTACACCGCCGACGTGATGCGCGACTCCCTCGCCAGGAGCGGCAACCGGGCGGCCACCCTGGTGCACTTCCTTGAGCGGCTCACCCCCGAGGAGGCGAGCGCTCTGGAGGCGGCGCTCCAGGTGTACCCGCCGAGCGGGCGCAGATCGTGA